The Magnolia sinica isolate HGM2019 chromosome 11, MsV1, whole genome shotgun sequence DNA window ATCACTATCACTTATTCTAAAGCAAAAAAGATGTAGGAGGGATCAAGAGAACCAAATCACTAGcagggggggaaaaaaaacacGGGCATAATAACCAAATATTAGAGGTATCTCATGTAGCCCAATGACAAAATGTACAGTCAAAGGAAGTAAAATATGTACAGTTCAAAACCGGagaaacatcaagatgtttgaagGATTTAATGTAACCCAATAACAAAACCTACAGTCAAAGGAAGCAAAATATGTGCATTTGAAAACAGAAAAGAATATCAAGATGCTTACTGCTTAGGTATGGGTAATGGGTATGGGCATGGATATCAGTTACGGGTACAGATCTAGGTTGCAGAAGAGCTTCACCTCCAGATCTCAAAAGTACAAGGACATGTTGACATCTAAAatatctttttattattattttattttacattcttttattatttctttatattatttttcagtttaattattttttaatataagaATTACATGCATACGGGTGAGCTACAACCAAAACAGATCCAATGATGAAACCAATGTAGTGTAACATTCAACACATGGGACCCCAAGGTATTTGAAGGATCTAGGCAATCATGGTTGAAATGCAAGGCATGAAAGAAATTTAAAAGCCAAACCTGAATTTGTAACTGTCTCTGCCTAGATGCCCATTCTTCTTCTGTAGCACGCCTGTACTCATCAGTCTCCTTGTGCTTTTCCCTGTCACTAATTAGATTGTTCTGAACCCCTGATGTGTCATCCACGTCTCCAGTTGTAAGACTTCTTACAGTTACAGGTATTACATTACATGGTTGAGCACTGCACAAGGAGAGTTGCTGAAGAACCTGTTCTTGTTCACTCTGTAAACAGCTTGTCCCGCCATTAATCCGTGTTTCTTCATGTGGCCGACTGTTGCACAAAGATGGCTCTCCAGAAACTGCTTTCTCTTTGCCCTGAAAACTAACTCTTTCATGGTTAACATGTGCATGATGTTGTGACTGAGTGTTGCATGAAGAAGGTACCCCATGAACAGTCTCCTCTTTATCCTGTGAAACACTTCCATCATGAACCTGGGTTACATTGCGCAGTTTGCCAGTGCATGGACAAGGTTTGGAGGTTGATTCTTCTTTGGTCTGTAGACTAGCTTTGTCATGATTAACATGTGTGTCATGTGTGTCACTCTCAAATTGAGTGTTGGAAGAGGAATGCACTCCAGGAACCTGCTTTTCTTTGTCCAGAAAATCATCTCTTCCACAGCTAACCTGGTCAACAGTTTGATCAGAATCCGAAGCATGGTTTTTCCCTTCCGGTACAGAAGTGGCAGTGCAGGTAGATAGGTTCTCATTTTCACTGCTCACATTGCTTGAACTGGAATGATCTGATGCATCTTCGGATTGTTCTGCTTCAGTCTGAGTGGTCTCATGGGACTGATTTTTGTGGTTTGCATTAGATCCAGAATCGCTGGCCTGAACCTCACATCCAAATTGACCACTGTGAACATCCTCCTTCTTTTTCCTTAACGCAGCTTTTTCCCACTGTTCACGGATTTCTCCAGAAGAACCTTGCATAAGCTCACAATCAGAATTCTCACTTTCAGTATCAGATGAACTGCTCTCAAAGTCTGTAGCTAAACCAAAACGATGTCTGAATGGCCCTTTTCCAGGGCACATTCTACTGCACTTTGATAATTTGAAAGGGAAGTTTCTGTCTTGGTCGTATATCTGACAGTCATCACCATCTGATTCTTCAGAAAGATGAGATTGGTTAGAACCTGAGCGTGATTTCTGGCTTGAGGTGCCATCGCTTTGAAGGCCATCACCGTCTTCTTCATCATCAATACTGATTATAACCTTGGGAGGGCATTTATTATTTCTTCCTGATGCCCTAGAACCTCTCGTTCTCTGATGGGAAGACTCCGGAACATCTATCATAACTACATTACTGGATTTGCCTTGATCAACGTCGATGATAACCACATTATCAGATTTGCCTCTGTCCTTGTACCTTTCTAGGGTTCTCCTCCCAAACTGAGTTCTTGGTTGAGATTGACCCCTGGACATTCTTTTCCCCTTGTTTGCTGAGAATAAGAATTTTTTGAAGATGCAAAAAGATTATTTCATGCCATCATCAGCTCTTAAGAGGTTCtgctttgcttcttttttttttgggtcctaAATCCAAATTCCAACTTTTCACCACTTCATATTTTCGTACATATGGTTGTCAAGAAACACTGTCGGTGGCTTTTCTCTTTCCAATTTGCATACAATAATCTGAGGAATTAAAATAACTCAGGAGTAAGCCAGTTTTCGATCCTGCCAACTGAAAAGTAAAACATAAGAAAAATCATTAAAACACATTTGAAAGAGAAGAATTAAATGCTATCTGAAAAcctcatgaatatatatatatatatatatagacacacacacacacacacacagagacagAAAATTAACAAAAAGACATCACATGGCGACAAGAATTAGACTAAAGAATAATGAGAATCTGAGATATTACTATGCATAGCACGAACAGAGACAAATCTGACCGAAGGGTATTGAGAATTTGAGATAATAATGTACACAATACAAGAACAGCAACAAGTCCAAAAGAACTGCATGCTCCTAATGCCAAAGATCATTCAACTTAACACTATAAAATGTAGGGAATGTGAATGTGTGTGCAAATGTGTGTGCATGTATATTCTATTGTTGAATTCTTACAGagcacttgtgtgtgtgtgtgtgtgtcaatcAAGAgggacacacacacacccttGAGTGGTTCTAAGTTGTTGGGAGTGGTGGGCAGTAGTgtctgtgtgtgtgcatgtagtTGAGAACATGCTTGGGTGGTCTCTAGTAGGCGTAGCTTCGAATGAATTTTTTTTAGCAAAATGGAAAGTACATCTTGACATTCAAGTGATATTGCAAGTTCCTCAATTATTCCAAGGGAAGTTGGTGTACCTGGAATAAGTGATAATCCAGGTTAGAAAATTACCAATGATAGATTTGATTGTATGAATTATTTTTCATGATCCTAATCAGCCTGTCTATTTATCAGAGATTGTAGGAATCTCCAATGCCGCATAATTTGCCTCTTCCTATATTTGATTGTTCCTCTCCAC harbors:
- the LOC131219446 gene encoding uncharacterized protein LOC131219446 encodes the protein MSRGQSQPRTQFGRRTLERYKDRGKSDNVVIIDVDQGKSSNVVMIDVPESSHQRTRGSRASGRNNKCPPKVIISIDDEEDGDGLQSDGTSSQKSRSGSNQSHLSEESDGDDCQIYDQDRNFPFKLSKCSRMCPGKGPFRHRFGLATDFESSSSDTESENSDCELMQGSSGEIREQWEKAALRKKKEDVHSGQFGCEVQASDSGSNANHKNQSHETTQTEAEQSEDASDHSSSSNVSSENENLSTCTATSVPEGKNHASDSDQTVDQVSCGRDDFLDKEKQVPGVHSSSNTQFESDTHDTHVNHDKASLQTKEESTSKPCPCTGKLRNVTQVHDGSVSQDKEETVHGVPSSCNTQSQHHAHVNHERVSFQGKEKAVSGEPSLCNSRPHEETRINGGTSCLQSEQEQVLQQLSLCSAQPCNVIPVTVRSLTTGDVDDTSGVQNNLISDREKHKETDEYRRATEEEWASRQRQLQIQAEEAQRLRKKRKAENLRLLDMERRQKLRLEEVRESQKKDEETINLKEQLRVEVRKELDKLELKYRDMASLLRGLGIPVGGGNHPMSRDVNAAYKQAVLRFHPDRASRYDIRQQVEAEETFKLISRLKEKLLPTA